The Amyelois transitella isolate CPQ chromosome 7, ilAmyTran1.1, whole genome shotgun sequence genomic sequence AGGTCAATAATTggattatgttttttgatgtcaacaaatgtaagtaaatttctcgaaaagtttattgtttatagaaacgaaagtattgtaataagaaagtatgatatatgtatttttgtataacttagaatttattagaatcttatattgtatattcgagaaatatttaaaagttgacaagaaattttgatgaaagcaTAGGTTGAAGAcaaacttttgttaaaatctctttgagaaagaaattgtcatatgtgaaaattattttatatgatgagaatttttgttactttatttggaaaatggaaattgttatgttttattcatgtaaaattgagaaaagtaaataaatatcacctAAGCGAAGCTATGCACAACACCAGAAATCGTCACGAAATTTGAGGTTCGCGTTAAGGTATTACTCCGACTTACAATAGTAAAATCGGCGGCAGAGGGCGTCGTAGTGCAATTGTTCCAGTTTAAAGtgaaaaatcaagaaaaagaagacctcaagaaagaaaaagtcctCAAGGAAGAAAAAGTcttcaagaaagaaaaagtcttCAAGAAATTAAGTCGGAATAATACCTCTTAGTGTAATAGTTTAATAGTGTTAGGAAATTAGTATAAGGTGTTGTGCGTGGTTAGTGGACGGACAAATTGTGTGTattgttttcgttttttaattcttcaatTAGTTTAGTGGTTTCTAATAAGACTTGAACATAGTGAGTAGGTATTCCAATTAGTGATAGTGCTATTGGATTTCAGTGACTGAACCTTCAACCGTGAGTAATTCAGACTTTATTAAGTGACATAGACTTTAATTAGAGAGAGAGACTCAATATTTAGTGATCATATAGTGAATAGACACTCAGTGAGTAAGGTCAATGACCCCACGTATAGTAGTTTTATTAACAATCAAGTGAAATTAGACATAGGCTTTTGGAAGAGGTTGATGACCCCATTTCTACACAACCTACCATCCGAGGATTCTTTGTTGGCCTCACTGCCGCGTCCGCAGCCGTTGACGTCATATACCAGCGGGGGGGGGGCGGACTTCTACTGGAGCGGAATTCGGGACTCCCTATAAGTGAAGGGGAGGCTAGGGGAGGCAGGTACCTAGTCAGGGTTATACTGTCACCTCGACCCGCAACAAAGGcgtggtccttcgagccggatctTCAATACCTTTCAAAATGCCAGTAACGAGAAGCCAGAAAGGCAAAATGGAACCATTACGTCCACCTACTACAACAAGTGAGGAAACAGGCACAACACATAGAACTCCTACAAGTCGAGGAACTACAAGTGGAACTGAGGACTCCACAAACACAAGCATGCAAACTGGAACGCGAGAACAAGCACTACCGGGAAGCACGATGACATTAGTTCCAATGGAACCGAGAGATAGCGAGCCTACGCAGACAACGCGCTCCCCATCTAGGAGCAAGAGAGCAGGAACAAGCAAGTCAGTGAAAACAAGAAGGAAACTTCAATTGGAAAAAGAAATTGCGGAACTCAAATTGGAACAAATAAAAGCAGAAACCGCGAAAAGGGAAGCAGAGGCGAAACTTCTTGAGGAAGAATCTGATTCCGACCTAGAGGAACCAGAGGACAGGGCGGATCGTGTACGAAGTTGGATGGCTGGCACACAAGACAACGCGTCATGTATGGAAGTTCCATTCAACAGAAATGAGGATCTACCAATGAACAACCTCGCTTCAGCTATAGCAGCGGCATTCGAAAAAGCTACTTCGAAACACAAACCGTTGCCACCGAAGTACATGTTTGAGTTACCAACATTTAATGGAGATAGTGCAGAATGGCTAGCTTTCCTAACAGTATACACCGAAACATCTACTATGTTTTCGGCAGTTCAGAATATGGCTCGACTAAGAAAAAGCATCGTGGGACAAGCAAGAGAAgcagtgaaaaatatattgtattcgGATTCTCAACCCAATGACGTCATGGAAGCATTAAGGAGAAGATTCGGTAGAGCGGACTTATTAGTCACAGCCGAATTAGACAAATTAAGGGCGCTTCCTCGTGTAAGTGAAAATGTACAAGAACTTAGTGCATTCTCATGTAAAGTCAACAACAGTGTGACAAGTATCAAAGggttaaagaaaaacaagtaCCTACACTCACCGGAAATAGTGAAACAAATCACGGAAAAATTACCAGCGTTTATTCAATTTAGATGGTGCGATTATATCGCACAATACGACGAAGATGAACCTGATCTCGAAATACTAGCCAACTTCCTGAACAAAGAAACCGATAGAAGTGTTGTGCTGCTATCAAAcgaaaagaagaaagtgaTACAACCAAAGAGGCAGTCAGCACACGTAGCAGTTGAACAACCCATGAGAAGGGGAATTCAATGTATTCAATGCAAAGGAGATCACTATTTTTCGGAATGCAAAGAATTGAAAAACGCAAGTATCGACGAAAGGTGGGAAAtggtaaaaaagttaaaagtttgCTTCAATTGCCTAAGAGGACGACATCGAAAAGATGATTGCAGGTCTAGACCCTGCCGACAATGTAAGAGATTACACCATGCGCTTCTTcataaggaatataagaaagaaaacaGTACATatgaaaagaagaaagaagaagctAGTGTTACTGGAACTGTCAACACTTTGAAAACACCACAAGCGCTATTGAAAATAATGCCCGTACAGCTATACGGGCCAACGAAATCTGTGAAAATATTAGCACTTCTGGATGAAGGTTCGACAGTCACATTGCTGGACGAAGCTACAGCAAAAGAAATAGGAGCAACAGGACCGAAAGAAATCCTTGCTCTAGAAACAGTTGGTGGAAATACGATAAGAAACACGGATTCTGAAAGAATCAATTTGAAGATTCAAGGCGTCCACCAACGGaagaaaatgaacataaataaCGTGAGAACAATTAAAGAAATCCAGTTGTCACCGCAAACAGTGGATAGGGCGAGATTGGAAGCCTGTCCACACCTGAAGCCTCTTATCGACAAAATATGTTACGAAGACATGCCTCCGAAAATGTTAATAGGTCAGGACAATTGGGAACTGATCGTATCGAGACACACTAGGAAACGCAAGAAGGACGAACCCGTTGCTTCATTCACGAAGCTGGGATGGGTATTACATGGTTGCGATGGTGGGATAGCGAAACAAGTACAGTTTATGAGATGTGCGCATCTGAAAAGTCAAGACGACAATTTGGATGCCATAATTAAAGAACACTTCGCAATAGAAGCACTAGGTGTCACTGAAAGGAAGCCATCGTCTGACATTGAAGAGAGAGCAACAAAGAAATTAGAAGAAGTCGTGCGAAAAGTTGCTGTCGATAAATACGAAGCGGGATTAATCTGGAAAGCGGAAGACGAAACTCTTCCAGACAATCGATCAACTGCGGAAAGCAGAATGAGAAACTTAGAGAAAAAGTTGGATAAAGATCCTGAATTGAAAGCCGACTACGAGAAACAGATACAACATTTGTTGGATTCAGACTACGCAGAAGAAGCTCCGAAACATAGTACATCCACGAGATTGTGGTACTTACCGCACTTCGCCGTCACTCACCCaacgaaaaagaaaagaaggaTAGTATTTGATGCAGCAGCAAGATCCAATGGGAAGTGTCTGAACGACGCGCTCTTATCTGGACCGGATCTGCTACAATCATTATGGGGTGTGTTAATACGCTTTCGTCAAGGTCCTATAGCAGTCGTAGCTGACATTAAAGAGATGTTCCTGCAAATCCTTATGAGAGAAGACGACAGAGATAGTTTGCGATTCTTATGGAGAGGAGGCGACAGGACAGGACCAATGAAAGAGTATCGTCTTAAAACTGTAATATTCGGAGCGGCCTCATCACCCAGTACAGcaatatttgtgaaaaacaaaaacgcgAAAGACAACGGACAAGGGCACCATGAGGCCATCAAAGCGATAGAAAAGAATCATTACATGGACGATTATCTACAAAGTTTTTGGGAAGAAGAACATGCGGTAGAAGTCGCCACGACAGTCGACGAAATACATAAGAAAGCAAGTTTCCATTTAAGAGGATGGGCATCCAACCGTCCTAATGTATTGAAAAGGATCAACGGAGACAATAGCTTGGAAAAGGAATTAGAACTTGGTCAGCAAGAAGAGAAAACGCTCGGAATGAAATGGAAAGTGCAAGAAGACTGCTTTTCATTTCGAGTAGCAATGAGAAACGTACCAAGGGAAATTTTACGAGGAGAAAAGACCCCTACGAAAAGACAAGTGGTCAGCGCAATCATGTCAACATTTGATCCCTTGGGATTAATAGCTCCAGTTCTTATTCAAGGTAAGAAACTAATGCAGAATATCTGGAGAAGCGGAGTTGGATGGGACACCGAAATTTTGGCATCAGAGGAAGACGAATGGCGTAAATACTTACAACATATGAAGACAATAGAAGAGCTCACAATACCACGATGCATCTCTCCTCACCACACCGAGGGAGAGCTACACGTCTTCACGGATGCAAGCGAAACGTCCTATGCAGCCTCAGCATATTGGAAAACGATAGAAGAAGATGCGAAAACCTCGTTGATCGCAGCAAAGAACAGGGTAACTCCTCTAAAACCGATATCCGTTCCAAGACTGGAACTTCAAGCAGCATTGTTAAGTTGCAGACTAGCGCGCgcaattgaaaaagaaatggaTCTGACGGTAGTAAAAAAGACTTTTTGGACAGACTCAACGACGGTTCTTTCATGGATCAAATCAGACCCGAGGACATTTAAGACGTTCGTGGCACATCGCTTGGCCGAAATCGAAGAACTTTCGAAACCACAAGATTGGAGATGGGTACCGACAAACCAAAACCCGGCTGACGATGCGACCAGGGATGTGCCCGAAAACTTCAACGAAAGACACAGATGGTTTGAAGGGCCTGAATTCTTAAAACAATCTGAGGAAcattggccgaagccgaaagAAATCAAGAGAGAACCGCACGAAGAGGACAAGAAGATTGAAAAAGTAGCAACAACGAGACAGAAAGAGTTTTCTACGCCAGATCCGAAAAGATTTTCAAGTTGGAATAGACTCCTAAGGTCCACGGCAAGAGTGGTTCAATTCGTcgaaatattaagaaataataagcaAGAAAAAGAGAAAGTCAACGCGACTAAGAAAGATGAACCATGGAGGAAGAACAGAAAAAGGAAGAAGACTCCAATTGTTCTAAAAAAGATTTCAAAAGAGCAACAAAAACTCTTTATTCCGTTGGAAACGCATCAGTTAGCGAAAGCAGAGGCACTATTGATGCGACGAAGTCAAGACGAAAGTTTCAAAGCCGAAATAGATACGTTGAGAAAAGGTCAACATTTAACGAAAAGTCAGAAGCTGCATAATTTAGATATAGTCGAAATCGACGGAATACTTCGATTGAAAGGAAGAATTAACGCCGTCGAAGGAACACAACAAGAAAAGAACCCGATAGTATTAGATAAACGGGATTGGATAACACGACTGCTTATCCAACATTACCACAATGTGTTCCATCACGGAAACCACGCTACTGTCATCAACGAATTAAGACAAAGATATTGGATCGTGGGAATAAGAGCAGCAGTACGATCAATCGCGCACCTCTGTCAATGGTGCAAAGTAAGAAAGTCCATGCCGACGACGATACCGATGGGAGATCTGCCTCCAGAAAGACTGTCTCACAACAGTCACCCGTTCACTTGCACAGCTGTAGATTGCTTCGGACCGATGACCATTACCATTGGGAGAAGACATGAAAAACGATGGGGCGCACTGTTCACCTGTCTCACAACCAGAGCAGTGCACGTAGAGTTGGCTACATCGCTGTCAACCGACTCCATGATCATGGCCCTGAGAAGATTCGCCGCGAGAAGAGGTATGCCAAAAGTAATCTATAGTGACAATGGTACTAATTTTGTGGGTGCCAACAGAGAATTGAAAGAAGCTGTAGAAGCATTGAAGAAAGAAGAGGTAGAGGCAGCCGCGGACAACATTGGCGTCAGGTGGAAATTCATACCGCCTGGTGCTCCGAACATGGGAGGAGCGTGGGAGAGACTGGTACGGTCCGTTAAGACTTCACTGACGGCCGTGCTCAAAGAGAAGAATCCTTCAGAAGAGACGCTACACACTCTTCTGCTTGAGGTCGAGCACATTATCAACTCTCGACCTCTCACCGAACTGGAAGACTGCACCAATCCAGAGTCACTCACGCCCAACCACTTCCTCATTGGGCGATCCTGCGGCGCGCCTAGGCTGGGCGCGTTCTCCGATTCCGATCTTGTCGGAAAACCTTCGTGGAAGACTTCGCAGCGGCTAGCGGACCACTTCTGGTCTCGCTGGCTGAAAGAATATCTTCCTGGCTTGCTGCCACGGAGGAACGTCGGCCAGCCAACCCGAGACATCCGATGTGGGGACATCGTAGCAGTCCTGGATCCTGCCTTACCGCGAGGCACGTGGCCTCGCGGGAGGGTAGTGCGCACGCTGCCGGGCCCCGACGACCGGACCAGAGTCGTTGATGTGGCTACCGGTGGTGGCATTCTGCGACGGCCAGCTTCGAAGCTAGTGGTGATAGTGCCAGTGAATAGTGAAAACAAAGCAGAGCAAAAGTGAAATTTAGTGAAagtaaaagtgaaataaaagtGCATGGACATTATAGCAAAGATGTAATAGCATAAGTAGAATAAGAAACGTTTGATGTCGCTTCAAGAGTTTGTGCGCAGCACGAGGGAGAGTTTGTTAGCgacacattaaatttaacatagcgCACACTCAATAAACATTGTCATATTGTAGCACACTCAttaagtattgtattgtatagaaCAAAAGAAGCGAGATCAAACAATACCCCCACCACGACGGTCAATTGCATTAGATAGTACACTAGAAAGCGAATGAGCACTTTAGAGGCatattttagatattgttattattatttatgaaacctAATTGATAAACGATAACGCAGACCGTCATAGATAAGTGATAacgctatttttataaaagtcaagGACACGAGGTCAATAATTggattatgttttttgatgtcaacaaatgtaagtaaatttctcgaaaagtttattgtttatagaaacgaaagtattgtaataagaaagtatgatatatgtatttttgtataacttagaatttattagaatcttatattgtatattcgagaaatatttaaaagttgacaagaaattttgatgaaagcaTAGGTTGAAGAcaaacttttgttaaaatctctttgagaaagaaattgtcatatgtgaaaattattttatatgatgagaatttttgttactttatttggaaaatggaaattgttatgttttattcatgtaaaattgagaaaagtaaataaatatcacctAAGCGAAGCTATGCACAACACCAGAAATCGTCACGAAATTTGAGGTTCGCGTTAAGGTATTACTCCGACTTACAATAGTAAAATCGGCGGCAGAGGGCGTCGTAGTGCAATTGTTCCAGTTTAAAGtgaaaaatcaagaaaaagaagacctcaagaaagaaaaagtcctCAAGGAAGAAAAAGTcttcaagaaagaaaaagtcttCAAGAAATTAAGTCGGAATAATACCTCTTAGTGTAATAGTTTAATAGTGTTAGGAAATTAGTATAAGGTGTTGTGCGTGGTTAGTGGACGGACAAATTGTGTGTattgttttcgttttttaattcttcaatTAGTTTAGTGGTTTCTAATAAGACTTGAACATAGTGAGTAGGTATTCCAATTAGTGATAGTGCTATTGGATTTCAGTGACTGAACCTTCAACCGTGAGTAATTCAGACTTTATTAAGTGACATAGACTTTAATTAGAGAGAGAGACTCAATATTTAGTGATCATATAGTGAATAGACACTCAGTGAGTAAGGTCAATGACCCCACGTATAGTAGTTTTATTAACAATCAAGTGAAATTAGACATAGGCTTTTGGAAGAGGTTGATGACCCCATTTCTACACAACCTACCATCCGAGGATTCTTTGTTGGCCTCACTGCCGCGTCCGCAGCCGTTGACGTCATATACCAGCGGGGGGGGGGCGGACTTCTACTGGAGCGGAATTCGGGACTCCCTATAAGTGAAGGGGAGGCTAGGGGAGGCAGGTACCTAGTCAGGGTTATACTGTCACCTCGACCCGcaacaaaaagtaaatctcCTAAATCTAGCCTTTGGTAAGATCCATTAAAAGGCGCAAATTGCGTGGATGACTTAAATTAATCTTCACGTCCACGTAAATTCTTCACGTAAATTCATTACTCATGTTATCTCCTGCTTACAATATAAGATCTTCGCACTTAACTTTTAAatgtgttaaattattttcttaca encodes the following:
- the LOC106132530 gene encoding uncharacterized protein LOC106132530, with the translated sequence MPVTRSQKGKMEPLRPPTTTSEETGTTHRTPTSRGTTSGTEDSTNTSMQTGTREQALPGSTMTLVPMEPRDSEPTQTTRSPSRSKRAGTSKSVKTRRKLQLEKEIAELKLEQIKAETAKREAEAKLLEEESDSDLEEPEDRADRVRSWMAGTQDNASCMEVPFNRNEDLPMNNLASAIAAAFEKATSKHKPLPPKYMFELPTFNGDSAEWLAFLTVYTETSTMFSAVQNMARLRKSIVGQAREAVKNILYSDSQPNDVMEALRRRFGRADLLVTAELDKLRALPRVSENVQELSAFSCKVNNSVTSIKGLKKNKYLHSPEIVKQITEKLPAFIQFRWCDYIAQYDEDEPDLEILANFLNKETDRSVVLLSNEKKKVIQPKRQSAHVAVEQPMRRGIQCIQCKGDHYFSECKELKNASIDERWEMVKKLKVCFNCLRGRHRKDDCRSRPCRQCKRLHHALLHKEYKKENSTYEKKKEEASVTGTVNTLKTPQALLKIMPVQLYGPTKSVKILALLDEGSTVTLLDEATAKEIGATGPKEILALETVGGNTIRNTDSERINLKIQGVHQRKKMNINNVRTIKEIQLSPQTVDRARLEACPHLKPLIDKICYEDMPPKMLIGQDNWELIVSRHTRKRKKDEPVASFTKLGWVLHGCDGGIAKQVQFMRCAHLKSQDDNLDAIIKEHFAIEALGVTERKPSSDIEERATKKLEEVVRKVAVDKYEAGLIWKAEDETLPDNRSTAESRMRNLEKKLDKDPELKADYEKQIQHLLDSDYAEEAPKHSTSTRLWYLPHFAVTHPTKKKRRIVFDAAARSNGKCLNDALLSGPDLLQSLWGVLIRFRQGPIAVVADIKEMFLQILMREDDRDSLRFLWRGGDRTGPMKEYRLKTVIFGAASSPSTAIFVKNKNAKDNGQGHHEAIKAIEKNHYMDDYLQSFWEEEHAVEVATTVDEIHKKASFHLRGWASNRPNVLKRINGDNSLEKELELGQQEEKTLGMKWKVQEDCFSFRVAMRNVPREILRGEKTPTKRQVVSAIMSTFDPLGLIAPVLIQGKKLMQNIWRSGVGWDTEILASEEDEWRKYLQHMKTIEELTIPRCISPHHTEGELHVFTDASETSYAASAYWKTIEEDAKTSLIAAKNRVTPLKPISVPRLELQAALLSCRLARAIEKEMDLTVVKKTFWTDSTTVLSWIKSDPRTFKTFVAHRLAEIEELSKPQDWRWVPTNQNPADDATRDVPENFNERHRWFEGPEFLKQSEEHWPKPKEIKREPHEEDKKIEKVATTRQKEFSTPDPKRFSSWNRLLRSTARVVQFVEILRNNKQEKEKVNATKKDEPWRKNRKRKKTPIVLKKISKEQQKLFIPLETHQLAKAEALLMRRSQDESFKAEIDTLRKGQHLTKSQKLHNLDIVEIDGILRLKGRINAVEGTQQEKNPIVLDKRDWITRLLIQHYHNVFHHGNHATVINELRQRYWIVGIRAAVRSIAHLCQWCKVRKSMPTTIPMGDLPPERLSHNSHPFTCTAVDCFGPMTITIGRRHEKRWGALFTCLTTRAVHVELATSLSTDSMIMALRRFAARRGMPKVIYSDNGTNFVGANRELKEAVEALKKEEVEAAADNIGVRWKFIPPGAPNMGGAWERLVRSVKTSLTAVLKEKNPSEETLHTLLLEVEHIINSRPLTELEDCTNPESLTPNHFLIGRSCGAPRLGAFSDSDLVGKPSWKTSQRLADHFWSRWLKEYLPGLLPRRNVGQPTRDIRCGDIVAVLDPALPRGTWPRGRVVRTLPGPDDRTRVVDVATGGGILRRPASKLVVIVPVNSENKAEQK